The Papaver somniferum cultivar HN1 chromosome 3, ASM357369v1, whole genome shotgun sequence genome includes a region encoding these proteins:
- the LOC113357483 gene encoding AAA-ATPase At3g50940-like, translating into MDVLMDWKSMGSLYASLMFMRTALRDLIPPELHKAARSVFFYFFSNLQTKTVTVHIKEFVGRYDNDIFKSVQRYLSSKCFTSSQYLTLSKLKNSKNHTYTMIPNQSIVDIFEGIKFTWSFRTEDSGDSGSNGKSTNYFELCFEEKYKEFVNSSYLIRIAEEAKLIKSKSKGKKLYTNQSGDRWTMISQFSHPSTFDTIALDPVLKQDIQDDLKKFVSRKEFYTRVGKAWKRGYLLYGPPGTGKTSLIAAIANYLEFDIYDLELTSVRNNQDLRELLISTSSKSIIVVEDIDCSLDLENRESKNKQGGGDGETDTDINTSSPKTGVSSVSLSGLLNFVDGLWSPCAGERLIIFTTNHKEKLDPALLRAGRMDKHILLSYCNIESLKVLTRNYLRIQEHELMDEVEELLSSIQITTADVAECLMSFDENPDMGMRNLVAEMHKRLLQNLQGSEETKMRPSNKEKQKMMVEDGNESDGYESAGSNGDEPDELDCSDEMMMVTTNMMMI; encoded by the coding sequence ATGGATGTTCTAATGGACTGGAAATCCATGGGATCTCTATACGCATCCCTAATGTTCATGAGAACAGCTCTCAGAGACCTCATACCTCCTGAACTCCACAAAGCTGCAAGATCCgtattcttttacttcttctcaAATCTTCAGACGAAGACAGTCACAGTCCATATTAAAGAATTCGTAGGTCGTTACGACAACGATATCTTCAAATCAGTTCAACGGTATCTGAGTTCCAAATGTTTCACTTCTTCCCAGTATCTGACACTGTCCAAACTGAAGAACTCCAAGAACCACACTTACACTATGATCCCGAACCAAAGCATTGTAGACATCTTCGAGGGCATCAAATTCACCTGGTCTTTCCGCACAGAGGATAGCGGTGACAGTGGATCTAACGGTAAGAGCACAAACTACTTCGAGCTCTGTTTCGAAGAGAAATACAAAGAGTTTGTGAATTCATCTTATCTTATTCGAATCGCCGAAGAAGCCAAGCTCATAAAATCCAAGAGCAAAGGGAAGAAACTGTACACGAACCAATCCGGAGATCGCTGGACGATGATTAGTCAGTTCTCACATCCTTCGACGTTCGATACGATCGCCTTAGACCCGGTTCTTAAACAAGACATTCAGGATGatttgaagaaatttgttagcAGAAAAGAGTTTTATACCCGAGTTGGGAAAGCATGGAAGAGAGGTTACCTTTTGTATGGACCTCCGGGAACAGGCAAAACTAGTTTGATTGCTGCGATTGCTAATTACTTGGAATTTGATATCTACGACTTGGAGTTAACTTCTGTGAGGAACAATCAGGATTTGAGAGAgcttctgatttcaacatcaagcAAAtccatcatcgttgttgaagatattGATTGTTCTTTAGATCTTGAGAACAGAGAAAGCAAGAACAAACAAGGAGGTGGTGATGGCGAAACTGACACGGATATAAACACTAGTAGTCCAAAAACTGGAGTCAGCAGTGTGAGTTTATCAGGTCTGCTGAATTTCGTAGACGGGCTCTGGTCTCCTTGTGCTGGGGAGAGACTGATTATATTTACTACAAATCATAAAGAGAAACTCGACCCAGCTTTGCTAAGAGCAGGTCGAATGGATAAACACATTTTGCTGTCTTACTGTAATATAGAATCACTCAAGGTTTTGACAAGGAATTATTTGAGAATCCAAGAACACGAGTTAATGGATGAAGTTGAAGAGTTGCTGAGTTCAATTCAGATAACCACAGCTGATGTTGCCGAGTGTTTGATGAGTTTTGATGAGAATCCAGACATGGGTATGAGAAATTTGGTTGCTGAAATGCATAAGAGACTATTACAAAACTTGCAGGGGAGTGAAGAAACGAAAATGCGGCCGAGTAACAAAGAAAAACAGAAGATGATGGTAGAAGATGGCAATGAGTCGGATGGTTACGAATCGGCTGGATCAAATGGTGATGAACCGGATGAATTAGATTGTAGTGACGAAATGATGATGGTGACGACGAACATGATGATGATTTGA
- the LOC113357484 gene encoding probable serine/threonine-protein kinase At1g54610, whose translation MGHKLCHLPKHGLLKSSSSQDEEIVVEDEEDVEAEENITLDVPLGIIQAEIPVWPSWLSPFPMDAIKGWSPRSSDSFEILHKIGQDSSRCQVFKGRDIMTGKIVALKKIKLHTWEPEYVEEMVQEILVLRRLDSHPNVVELEGLVLIHEEPWSLYLVFEYMEHSLADLITTRQVKFTESQVKCYMHQLLLGLEYCHSRGVIHGNINGFNLLISNKGILKIAGFGKAASINFPNRNKSGMVSEAVPVLYRPPEFSSYHPAYSSAADLWGVGCILAESLATKPIIQILQEEHCNPYKRSRRKNFKGVPPSSLKLMKTLLADNPVARQSASAALANKFFTTSPYACEPSSILQYPPRKTIQEAK comes from the exons atgggTCACAAATTATGTCATCTGCCGAAACATGGACTTTTAAAGTCATCATCAAGTCAAG atgaagaaattgtTGTTGAGGATGAGGAAGATGTTGAAGCCGAAGAAAACATCACCTTAGATGTTCCTTTAGGAATAATACAAGCAGAAATCCCTGTATGGCCTTCTTGGCTCTCTCCCTTTCCGATGGACGCCATCAAAGGTTGGAGTCCTCGTTCCTCCGATAGTTTTGAAATTCTCCATAAG ATTGGACAGGATAGTAGTCGCTGCCAAGTATTCAAAGGCAGAGATATCATGACTGGGAAAATTGTGGCTTTAAAGAAGATCAAACTGCACACCTGGGAGCCTGAGTATGTGGAAGAGATGGTGCAAGAGATTCTCGTCTTGCGTCGACTAGATTCTCATCCTAATGTTGTGGAATTGGAAGGTCTGGTGCTGATTCACGAAGAGCCTTGGAGTTTATATCTAGTTTTTGAATACATGGAACATAGTTTGGCTGATCTGATTACAACCCGCCAAGTCAAGTTCACAGAGTCTCAG GTAAAGTGCTATATGCATCAACTGCTATTAGGACTTGAATATTGTCACAGCCGTGGTGTAATCCATGGTAACATCAATGGGTTTAATCTTCTCATTAGCAACAAAGGAATACTTAAGATTGCTGGTTTCGGAAAAGCTGCTTCAATTAATTTTCCTAATCGCAATAAATCGGGTATGGTTAGTGAAGCAGTACCTGTCCTGTATCGGCCACCAGAGTTTTCTTCATACCATCCTGCATACAGCAGTGCTGCAGATCTTTGGGGTGTCGGTTGCATCTTAGCCGAGTCATTGGCTACGAAACCTATCATACAGATACTTCAA GAAGAACACTGCAACCCCTATAAACGCAGCAGAAGAAAGAATTTTAAAGGTGTTCCACCATCATCATTGAAGTTGATGAAAACTCTTCTAGCAGATAATCCAGTTGCACGACAATCTGCTTCTGCTGCATTGGCAAATAAA TTCTTCACAACAAGCCCTTATGCATGTGAACCATCCAGCATTCTACAGTATCCTCCAAGGAAGACAATACAAGAAGCTAAATAG
- the LOC113357485 gene encoding E3 ubiquitin-protein ligase MIEL1-like — protein sequence MEAGFADNELDFEKINQSFSALTIEAGSADDNERLDFEKMVHGCEHYRRRCRIRAPCCNEIYHCRHCHNEATSLLSNPKDRHELVRRDVSQVICAVCDTEQEVAHVCSNCGVKMGEYFCQVCKFYDDDTEKGQFHCDECGICRVGGRDNFFHCKKCGSCYAISLRDNHICVENAMRNHCPICYEYLFDSLKDTQVLKCGHTIHRTCYDEMFEHNRYSCPICSKSTTDLSTVWQRLDQEIEAVAMPEEYRDTKVWILCNDCNETTEVSFHIFGHKCGHCKSYNTRKISPPGGPKKNVSTSS from the exons ATGGAGGCGGGCTTTGCTGACAATGAGCTGGATTTTGAGAAGATAAACCAGTCTTTTTCTGCCCTAACAATAGAGGCTGGCTCTGCTGATGATAATGAACGCCTGGATTTTGAGAAGATGGTTCATGG atGTGAACATTATAGGAGAAGATGTAGAATTAGAGCTCCATGTTGTAATGAGATATACCATTGTCGTCATTGTCACAATGAAGCCACG AGCTTGTTAAGCAATCCCAAGGATCGTCATGAACTTGTTAGACGTGATGTTTCACAAGTAATATGTGCAGTTTGTGATACTGAGCAGGAG GTTGCTCATGTTTGTTCCAATTGTGGTGTTAAGATGGGAGAATACTTTTGTCAAGTCTGCAAATTCTACGATGATGAT ACCGAGAAAGGACAATTTCACTGTGATGAATGTGGAATCTGCAGAGTTGGTGGCCGAGACAACTTCTTCCACTGCAAGAAGTGTG GTTCTTGTTATGCGATTAGTTTGCGTGATAACCATATTTGTGTTGAGAATGCAATGCGAAACCACTGTCCCATCTGCTATGAG TATCTTTTTGATTCGTTGAAGGATACACAAGTTTTGAAGTGCGGGCATACGATACATCGCACATGTTATGATGAGATGTTTGAGCATAATCG ATATTCTTGCCCTATATGTTCGAAATCAACGACGGACTTGTCTACGGTCTGGCAAAGATTAGATCAAGAG ATTGAAGCAGTTGCAATGCCTGAGGAATACCGGGACACCAAG GTTTGGATCCTCTGTAATGACTGTAACGAGACAACTGAAGTTTCATTCCACATTTTCGGGCACAAGTGTGGCCACTGCAAATCATACAATACGCGGAAAATTTCGCCTCCAGGTGGTCCAAAGAAAAACGTGTCCACCTCCAGTTAG